In Stomoxys calcitrans chromosome 2, idStoCalc2.1, whole genome shotgun sequence, the following proteins share a genomic window:
- the LOC106095817 gene encoding cilia- and flagella-associated protein 36 — protein sequence MSADDSWVFDSLVCFLHGPVWNAPLQTFIEEKSLIFDPNLQPDEHNADVKKIHDDYKNLVDYMLGSFMEEMQITPEQFEMACLEGRQQHKDNPFQFHQGLFHQIWAANDIKIFIRMMTQRNVELQLQALDLIEKNQLALFQQGESFDSAHDSIQSQGEKFRDLDNAIAKSMGKDLETPEASVTPEPEMSEQDVSEKFERLNLFFEKNQQVNPDEMITRQEYLREQRDKIIELKKKTRAKQLQETVAKSLTSTTATSSSGNRPTSAQVAQKLLENVSKPNVALEKPEEVELNSAMQLRKSLAKRLKAEVVEHN from the exons ATGTCTGCAGACGATTCTTGGGTTTTTGATTCGTTGGTATGCTTTTTGCATGGCCCAGTATGGAATGCACCTTTGCAGACTTTTATAGAGGAGAAATCATTGA tTTTTGATCCCAATCTACAACCGGATGAGCATAATGCAGATGTGAAGAAAATCCATGATGACTACAAAAATCTTGTCGACTACATGTTGGGCAGTTTCATGGAGGAAATGCAAATAACACCGGAACAATTTGAAATGGCCTGTCTGGAGGGTCGGCAACAGCACAAGGATAATCCTTTTCAGTTTCATCAGGGTTTATTTCATCAG ATATGGGCAGCAAATGACATCAAGATATTCATACGCATGATGACTCAACGTAATGTTGAACTACAACTGCAAGCCTTGGATTTGATAGAGAAAAATCAATTGGCTCTGTTCCAGCAAGGTGAAAGTTTTGATAGCGCTCACGACAGTATACAGTCTCAGGG CGAAAAGTTTCGCGATCTCGACAATGCCATTGCTAAATCTATGGGAAAAGACTTGGAAACGCCCGAGGCATCCGTCACTCCTGAACCGGAAATGAGTGAACAGGATGTTAGTGAAAAATTTGAACGcttgaatttgttttttgagaaaaatcaaCAG GTAAATCCCGATGAAATGATTACACGTCAAGAGTATTTACGCGAACAACGTGATAAGATCATTGAACTCAAAAAGAAGACTCGAGCTAAACAGCTACAGGAAACCGTAGCAAAATCTCTGACCTCTACAACTGCAACTTCGAGCAGTGGCAATCGACCAACATCAGCTCAGGTGGCTCAAAAACTTTTGGAAAATGTCTCCAAACCAAATGTTGCACTGGAAAAGCCCGAAGAGGTTGAATTAAACTCGGCCATGCAATTGAGAAAATCGCTAGCCAAACGTTTGAAGGCCGAGGTTGTAGAACACAATTAG
- the LOC106095794 gene encoding serine/threonine-protein phosphatase 4 regulatory subunit 3 isoform X2 — protein sequence MTTDTRRRVKLYALNAERQWDDRGTGHVSSNYVDRLKGISLLVRAESDGSLLLESKIQPDTAYQKQQDTLIVWSEGDNFDLALSFQEKAGCDEIWEKICQVQGKDPSVEITQDIVEESEDERFEDMSDTAPPIELPPCELARLEDISEVIQNCLTTPLRKEKLSMALESENYIKKLLNIFHVCEDLDNTEGLHHLFEIFKNIFLLNKNALFEIMFAEDTIFDVVGCLEYDPSATQPKKHRQYLKQWAKFREAVPIKNQDLLAKIHQTFRVQYIQDIILPTPSVFVEDNMLNTLSSFIFFNKVEIVTLIQEDERFLVDMFTMLTDPNTSDAKRRDIVLFLKEFCNYAQNLQPQGKDSFYKTLTCLGILQALEITLVMNDQKTKAASIDILTAIVEFSPLVVRNYTLQQDRMLLNIAIEQMLNDSEPELGVAVQLMGIIKILLEPENMLTEKGDFLNFFYKHSIQTLIAPLLLNTIDDRPQNEDYQTAQLLGIVLDILSFCVEHHTYHIKNFIIQKDLLKRILVLMKSSHTFLVLGALRLLRKIVALKDEFYNRHIVKGNLFAPVVDAFIRNNGRYNLLESAILELFEFVKLEDIKTLCVYFVETFSKIFDEIEYVQTFKYLKNRYDQYQERIKDRDKMGLDTGISIIRSGRFRRDQRQLEEEEEMWFNEEEDLEEIDTYNAVMKSVTEKNGSPTSQQQMQQKSPPQNAQQQLQQHGTSNSMLSGNSSANSLNITSAATTSNHSPTGGGGGGGGGSAVGDNNAGGLQIPSTSSNSSSSSTSASSSNCSSSSSNSSISNSEPQTSAAAHLSANLALHQQQQQQQQDQQPHSYQQQQQLNLNSTLVAAAAAAAAVGVSSHLEAQQTQQSDIVELQQQLAAVEQQQELAALNGGASGSSSCTTDTLPSNAAANSSVTQSSTAGPSSSALSESAVAAAAAATQLLSTMAPSEAVAAVVVAVANKLNSCNNAANVIENKEAAPSHSPSAITGEKFLKKLVDYGSDSGDEYEPDEDDEEETPHQKKPRLA from the exons atgacTACCGATACCCGCCGACGAGTCAAATTGTATGCTTTAAATGCAGAACGTCAATGGGACGATCGTGGCACCGGTCATGTTTCATCCAACTACGTGGACAGACTAAAAG GTATCTCTTTGCTGGTACGCGCTGAATCCGATGGTAGCTTACTTTTGGAAAGTAAAATACAACCCGACACCGCCTACCAAAAGCAACAGGACACCCTTATTGTTTGGTCCGAAGGTGATAATTTTGATTTAGCCCTAAGTTTTCAAGAGAAGGCCGGATGTGATGAAATATGGGAGAAAATATGCCAG GTTCAAGGCAAAGATCCTTCCGTTGAAATTACCCAGGATATAGTTGAGGAATCCGAAGATGAACGCTTCGAAGATATGTCCGACACAGCACCGCCCATTGAATTGCCGCCTTGTGAATTGGCCCGCCTAGAAGACATCTCCGAAGTTATACAGAATTGTTTAACCACACCATTGCGCAAGGAGAAACTATCCATGGCCTTGGAGTCGGAGAATTATATTAAGAAACTACTTAATATATTCCATGTGTGCGAGGATTTGGATAATACCGAGGGCCTGCATCATCTCTTTGAAatattcaaaaatatatttctatTGAATAAGAATGCACTGTTCGAAATTATGTTTGCAGAGGATACCATCTTTGATGTGGTCGGCTGTCTCGAGTACGATCCGAGCGCCACCCAGCCGAAGAAACATCGTCAGTATTTAAAGCAATGGGCCAAATTCCGTGAAGCAGTCCCCATTAAGAATCAAGATCTATTAGCTAAAATCCATCAGACATTTCGTGTGCAGTATATACAGGATATTATATTGCCCACGCCATCCGTATTCGTAGAGGATAATATGTTAAATACTTTATCtagttttatatttttcaacaaaGTCGAGATTGTCACACTGATACAAGAGGATGAGCGTTTTCTTGTCGATATGTTCACAATGCTTACCGATCCAAATACCAGCGATGCCAAGCGTCGTGACATTGTCCTGTTTTTGAAGGAGTTCTGCAATTATGCCCAGAACCTGCAGCCGCAGGGCAAGGATTCGTTCTACAAAACTCTGACATGTTTGGGCATACTGCAGGCATTGGAGATAACGCTGGTGATGAATGATCAGAAGACTAAGGCGGCTTCAATAGACATACTGACGGCGATTGTTGAATTTTCGCCGTTGGTTGTACGTAACTATACACTGCAACAA GATCGCATGTTACTGAACATTGCCATTGAACAAATGTTGAATGATTCCGAACCCGAATTGGGCGTTGCTGTGCAATTGATGGGCATAATCAAGATATTACTGGAACCCGAGAATATGTTAACTGAAAAGGGCGATTTcttgaactttttctataaacacAGTATACAAACATTAATAG cACCCTTGTTGCTCAATACAATCGATGATCGTCCGCAAAACGAAGATTATCAAACAGCACAATTATTGGGAATAGTTTTAGATATTTTATCATTTTGTGTCGAACATCATACTTATCACATAAAGAATTTTATCATACAAAAAGATCTCCTCAAGAGAATTCTAGTACTCATGAAGAGTTCTCACACGTTCCTTGTTTTAGGCGCTTTAAGGCTTTTAAGAAAGATTGTAGCATTAAAAGATGAATTCTATAACAG aCACATTGTTAAGGGCAATCTATTTGCCCCCGTTGTGGATGCATTCATACGCAACAATGGTCGTTATAATCTTCTCGAATCGGCTATATTGGAACTATTTGAATTTGTTAAATTGGAGGACATCAAGACGTTATGTGTTTATTTTGTTGAGACATTTAGCAAGATATTTGATGAAATCGAATATGTTCAAACGTTTAAATATTTGAAGAATCGTTACGATCAATATCAAGAACGAATAAAAGATCGCGACAAGATGGGTCTTGATAC TGGCATTTCAATAATTCGTAGCGGACGTTTTCGTCGTGATCAACGGCAACTGGAAGAGGAAGAAGAAATGTGGTTTAATGAAGAGGAAGACCTAGAAGAAATCGATACGTATAATGCCGTCATGAAGT CCGTTACTGAAAAAAATGGTTCACCCACATCTCAACAGCAAATGCAACAGAAATCACCGCCACAGAATGCACAACAGCAACTGCAACAGCACGGCACCAGTAATAGTATGTTGAGTGGTAATTCATCTGCCAATAGTTTGAATATAACATCTGCGGCGACGACATCAAATCATTCACCTACAGGTGGCGGCGGCGGTGGTGGCGGGGGCAGTGCGGTTGGCGACAACAATGCAGGCGGCCTacaaataccctccaccagcaGCAATAGCAGCAGCTCTAGCACCAGCGCCAGTAGTAGTAattgtagcagcagcagcagcaacagcagcatcagTAATAGTGAACCACAAACGTCCGCCGCCGCTCATTTGAGTGCAAATTTAGCATtgcatcagcaacaacaacaacagcagcaggatCAACAGCCTCACAGctatcaacagcaacaacaattgaATCTGAATAGTACATTGGTTGCGGCGGCTGCAGCAGCGGCAGCTGTTGGTGTTTCATCACATTTGGAAGCGCAACAAACACAACAAAGTGATATTGTTGAATTGCAACAACAGCTGGCAGCAGTTGAACAACAGCAAGAATTGGCGGCGCTAAATGGTGGCGCCAGTGGATCAAGCAGCTGCACTACTGACACCTTACCTTCGAATGCAGCGGCCAACAGCAGCGTTACGCAATCCTCGACGGCAGGTCCATCATCAAGTGCTCTGTCCGAATCTGCAGTGGCCGCAGCAGCGGCTGCAACACAATTACTATCAACGATGGCGCCAAGCGAAGCCGTTGCCGCTGTAGTTGTTGCTGTAGCAAATAAACTTAATAGCTGTAATAATGCCGCTaatgttattgaaaataaaGAGGCAGCGCCGTCACATTCACCGTCAGCAATAACCGgagaaaaatttctaaagaag CTTGTTGATTACGGTAGTGATTCGGGTGATGAATACGAACCGGATGAGGACGATGAGGAAGAAACGCCACATCAAAAGAAACCACGTTTGGCATAG
- the LOC106095794 gene encoding serine/threonine-protein phosphatase 4 regulatory subunit 3 isoform X1, with translation MTTDTRRRVKLYALNAERQWDDRGTGHVSSNYVDRLKGISLLVRAESDGSLLLESKIQPDTAYQKQQDTLIVWSEGDNFDLALSFQEKAGCDEIWEKICQVQGKDPSVEITQDIVEESEDERFEDMSDTAPPIELPPCELARLEDISEVIQNCLTTPLRKEKLSMALESENYIKKLLNIFHVCEDLDNTEGLHHLFEIFKNIFLLNKNALFEIMFAEDTIFDVVGCLEYDPSATQPKKHRQYLKQWAKFREAVPIKNQDLLAKIHQTFRVQYIQDIILPTPSVFVEDNMLNTLSSFIFFNKVEIVTLIQEDERFLVDMFTMLTDPNTSDAKRRDIVLFLKEFCNYAQNLQPQGKDSFYKTLTCLGILQALEITLVMNDQKTKAASIDILTAIVEFSPLVVRNYTLQQVSRTEGDRMLLNIAIEQMLNDSEPELGVAVQLMGIIKILLEPENMLTEKGDFLNFFYKHSIQTLIAPLLLNTIDDRPQNEDYQTAQLLGIVLDILSFCVEHHTYHIKNFIIQKDLLKRILVLMKSSHTFLVLGALRLLRKIVALKDEFYNRHIVKGNLFAPVVDAFIRNNGRYNLLESAILELFEFVKLEDIKTLCVYFVETFSKIFDEIEYVQTFKYLKNRYDQYQERIKDRDKMGLDTGISIIRSGRFRRDQRQLEEEEEMWFNEEEDLEEIDTYNAVMKSVTEKNGSPTSQQQMQQKSPPQNAQQQLQQHGTSNSMLSGNSSANSLNITSAATTSNHSPTGGGGGGGGGSAVGDNNAGGLQIPSTSSNSSSSSTSASSSNCSSSSSNSSISNSEPQTSAAAHLSANLALHQQQQQQQQDQQPHSYQQQQQLNLNSTLVAAAAAAAAVGVSSHLEAQQTQQSDIVELQQQLAAVEQQQELAALNGGASGSSSCTTDTLPSNAAANSSVTQSSTAGPSSSALSESAVAAAAAATQLLSTMAPSEAVAAVVVAVANKLNSCNNAANVIENKEAAPSHSPSAITGEKFLKKLVDYGSDSGDEYEPDEDDEEETPHQKKPRLA, from the exons atgacTACCGATACCCGCCGACGAGTCAAATTGTATGCTTTAAATGCAGAACGTCAATGGGACGATCGTGGCACCGGTCATGTTTCATCCAACTACGTGGACAGACTAAAAG GTATCTCTTTGCTGGTACGCGCTGAATCCGATGGTAGCTTACTTTTGGAAAGTAAAATACAACCCGACACCGCCTACCAAAAGCAACAGGACACCCTTATTGTTTGGTCCGAAGGTGATAATTTTGATTTAGCCCTAAGTTTTCAAGAGAAGGCCGGATGTGATGAAATATGGGAGAAAATATGCCAG GTTCAAGGCAAAGATCCTTCCGTTGAAATTACCCAGGATATAGTTGAGGAATCCGAAGATGAACGCTTCGAAGATATGTCCGACACAGCACCGCCCATTGAATTGCCGCCTTGTGAATTGGCCCGCCTAGAAGACATCTCCGAAGTTATACAGAATTGTTTAACCACACCATTGCGCAAGGAGAAACTATCCATGGCCTTGGAGTCGGAGAATTATATTAAGAAACTACTTAATATATTCCATGTGTGCGAGGATTTGGATAATACCGAGGGCCTGCATCATCTCTTTGAAatattcaaaaatatatttctatTGAATAAGAATGCACTGTTCGAAATTATGTTTGCAGAGGATACCATCTTTGATGTGGTCGGCTGTCTCGAGTACGATCCGAGCGCCACCCAGCCGAAGAAACATCGTCAGTATTTAAAGCAATGGGCCAAATTCCGTGAAGCAGTCCCCATTAAGAATCAAGATCTATTAGCTAAAATCCATCAGACATTTCGTGTGCAGTATATACAGGATATTATATTGCCCACGCCATCCGTATTCGTAGAGGATAATATGTTAAATACTTTATCtagttttatatttttcaacaaaGTCGAGATTGTCACACTGATACAAGAGGATGAGCGTTTTCTTGTCGATATGTTCACAATGCTTACCGATCCAAATACCAGCGATGCCAAGCGTCGTGACATTGTCCTGTTTTTGAAGGAGTTCTGCAATTATGCCCAGAACCTGCAGCCGCAGGGCAAGGATTCGTTCTACAAAACTCTGACATGTTTGGGCATACTGCAGGCATTGGAGATAACGCTGGTGATGAATGATCAGAAGACTAAGGCGGCTTCAATAGACATACTGACGGCGATTGTTGAATTTTCGCCGTTGGTTGTACGTAACTATACACTGCAACAAGTGAGTCGTACCGAAGGG GATCGCATGTTACTGAACATTGCCATTGAACAAATGTTGAATGATTCCGAACCCGAATTGGGCGTTGCTGTGCAATTGATGGGCATAATCAAGATATTACTGGAACCCGAGAATATGTTAACTGAAAAGGGCGATTTcttgaactttttctataaacacAGTATACAAACATTAATAG cACCCTTGTTGCTCAATACAATCGATGATCGTCCGCAAAACGAAGATTATCAAACAGCACAATTATTGGGAATAGTTTTAGATATTTTATCATTTTGTGTCGAACATCATACTTATCACATAAAGAATTTTATCATACAAAAAGATCTCCTCAAGAGAATTCTAGTACTCATGAAGAGTTCTCACACGTTCCTTGTTTTAGGCGCTTTAAGGCTTTTAAGAAAGATTGTAGCATTAAAAGATGAATTCTATAACAG aCACATTGTTAAGGGCAATCTATTTGCCCCCGTTGTGGATGCATTCATACGCAACAATGGTCGTTATAATCTTCTCGAATCGGCTATATTGGAACTATTTGAATTTGTTAAATTGGAGGACATCAAGACGTTATGTGTTTATTTTGTTGAGACATTTAGCAAGATATTTGATGAAATCGAATATGTTCAAACGTTTAAATATTTGAAGAATCGTTACGATCAATATCAAGAACGAATAAAAGATCGCGACAAGATGGGTCTTGATAC TGGCATTTCAATAATTCGTAGCGGACGTTTTCGTCGTGATCAACGGCAACTGGAAGAGGAAGAAGAAATGTGGTTTAATGAAGAGGAAGACCTAGAAGAAATCGATACGTATAATGCCGTCATGAAGT CCGTTACTGAAAAAAATGGTTCACCCACATCTCAACAGCAAATGCAACAGAAATCACCGCCACAGAATGCACAACAGCAACTGCAACAGCACGGCACCAGTAATAGTATGTTGAGTGGTAATTCATCTGCCAATAGTTTGAATATAACATCTGCGGCGACGACATCAAATCATTCACCTACAGGTGGCGGCGGCGGTGGTGGCGGGGGCAGTGCGGTTGGCGACAACAATGCAGGCGGCCTacaaataccctccaccagcaGCAATAGCAGCAGCTCTAGCACCAGCGCCAGTAGTAGTAattgtagcagcagcagcagcaacagcagcatcagTAATAGTGAACCACAAACGTCCGCCGCCGCTCATTTGAGTGCAAATTTAGCATtgcatcagcaacaacaacaacagcagcaggatCAACAGCCTCACAGctatcaacagcaacaacaattgaATCTGAATAGTACATTGGTTGCGGCGGCTGCAGCAGCGGCAGCTGTTGGTGTTTCATCACATTTGGAAGCGCAACAAACACAACAAAGTGATATTGTTGAATTGCAACAACAGCTGGCAGCAGTTGAACAACAGCAAGAATTGGCGGCGCTAAATGGTGGCGCCAGTGGATCAAGCAGCTGCACTACTGACACCTTACCTTCGAATGCAGCGGCCAACAGCAGCGTTACGCAATCCTCGACGGCAGGTCCATCATCAAGTGCTCTGTCCGAATCTGCAGTGGCCGCAGCAGCGGCTGCAACACAATTACTATCAACGATGGCGCCAAGCGAAGCCGTTGCCGCTGTAGTTGTTGCTGTAGCAAATAAACTTAATAGCTGTAATAATGCCGCTaatgttattgaaaataaaGAGGCAGCGCCGTCACATTCACCGTCAGCAATAACCGgagaaaaatttctaaagaag CTTGTTGATTACGGTAGTGATTCGGGTGATGAATACGAACCGGATGAGGACGATGAGGAAGAAACGCCACATCAAAAGAAACCACGTTTGGCATAG